In the Pongo abelii isolate AG06213 chromosome 18, NHGRI_mPonAbe1-v2.0_pri, whole genome shotgun sequence genome, AAGGGAGGACTCCGCTGCCTCCTCCAGGCCCAGGAGGACCTGTCTAGGGAGGCACACACCTGGAATCCAGGTACTATATTTCGTGGAATATACGGTACCCGGGATTTCGTGTGCTGCTGAGAAGGAAGGCGATGCTGATGCTAATGAAACTGGGATGCGGCCCGGCTCGCAGGAAACGGGGTGCCTGCCCAAGCCTCGGGAACCTTCGCTACCCCGGCCCCGCCCACCGGCCCCAGGCAGAGGCTCACGCGCTCCCTGCTTCGCTGCGTTTATTGCGGGCGGGCAGGTCCGGGGGGAGGTCACACGACCTCGTCGGTCACCGGGATGGGGTTGACCTGGGGACCTCCCGGGGGTccccccgccgccgccgcagccTCCTCCTCGCTGGGCTTCTTGCGGGCCTCGGCCGGGGGCCGCGGCGGGGGATTGCTGGGCGGCTGCTTGATGGTGCCTCCGATCTGCGGCCGCTCCCGGGGCTTGGGCTCGATGGGTGTCCACTGCTCGCCACGCACAGCCGCCTGCGGGGCACTGAGGGGTTGGGCCGCGCCCCAGCGCCCGCCCTCCCTCCCTGGAGGCCCACCCCGCCAGGGGCCCCGGGACAGGCTCAAGTCTGAATCCCACGCGGGATGGTGTGACTGccgctcagagaggttaagtgacgtgcccgaggccacacagccaggacCTGGGTCAGCCTGACACCAGCCCAAGCTATTTCTTCATGCCAGGAGTGGGGCCGGAACCCCTGGGCTTCTGGAAGATCCCCTGGTGGACACTCCCAGATGCAAATTCTAGCACCCAAATTCTCCTCCCAAGGCGCGCCAAGGGCAGGGAAGGCAGGGAGGCACGCCCGAGGTCCAGCAGGAGGGGTGGCCCAGGAGAGTAGCAGGCCCTGCTCCGTCTGGTGGGCGCCATTCACCCACCCTGGCCGGCAGCCCCCCAAGGGTGCCCAGGCATTTCTGCACatgggggtggtgggggcagaGCTTGAAGGATGCATGATTCCACTggcttttactaaaaatacagactcCTGGGCCCATGCCCAGAGGTTCCACTGCTACAGGTCAAGTAGACCTGGGAGTGTGTGCTTTTCATCTTCTATTCCATAATATCTGGTAGAAAAATATGTCACATCATATACGTCATGAATAGAAAGAGAAACTGGACATGTGTGATCCCACCTAACTCCAAAATGGAAACATTCCGTCCTGAAGAGCAAAACTAGAAGGCTGATAGAAGAAAATGCAGGTATGTGAACGTAGGACCCAGGGCCAGGGAAAGGTGTTTTCACAAAGCACAGACCATAGAGCAAATGAACAGGGAAACCTCTGCTCTTTGATGCAGTGAAGGACTCCTCCACGGGCCAAGTTAACAGACCCTTACCAGAAAGCAGGAAGGCATCCCCAGTGTCTAAAGGTTACAAAGGCTCAATAGCTAAAATATATGTGGAATTCCTGCAACTTAAGGAAAAGAcaatcaggccgggcgcagtggctcacgcctgtaatcccagcactttgggaggctgaggcgggcagatcatgaggtcaggagatcgagaccatcctggctaacgcggtgaaaccccgtctctactaaaaatacaaaaaattagccaggcatggtggcgggtgcctgtagtcccagctactcaggaggctgaggcaggagaattgcttgaacccaggaggcgaaggttgcagtgagccgagatcacgccactgcactccagcctgggcgacagcgcaagactccgtctcaaaaaaaaaaaggaagaaaaagaaaaagacaaaaaccacaatagaaaaatgggcaaaggatatgaacaggcaacTCAAGGGAGAAGAAGCTCCAACAGCTCAAATCCACAGTCAGAGAAGGGCGAGTCCAAGCTCCACACGGCCAGCTCGTGCTGTGAAACTGGCAAGTGTGGGAGAAAGCCTAGTGCATGGTGGGGGAGATGGGACCACATGGCTGGTGGTGCGTTGTCTGCTGGGGAGCAGCTGAGCCCAGCAGGGTGAACAGTGCAGAGGCTGATGcctgacccagcaattcctctcTGGGTTTAGCACAAGGAATTCCTTCTGAGGTCTCCAGGAGCCACTAGCTGTGCGTGGCAGCAGGGAGACAGGGGGCATGTGGGTGGCCCCTGGAAAACAAAGCAACAGCTCACATGAGCGTTTGGCAACAGGAAGGGGTTCTAAAGGAGAGTCCTGCCGGTGGCAGGTCAGTGAGCCTTGAAACAGAACTCCACTTCCGTACGTGGAAGGCGTACACAGAAAGTACTGCACAtttaacatgcacacacactagaAGACGCACAGCAAGGGGACGGCAGTTGCCTCTGTGGGCAGGAGGGACTCGGCTCTATGGACAAAAGGATTTAAATAAGCAAAGTCTAAGGGCTCTGTCCACCCAGAAACCCCCGCAGTGAGAGGTGGCCTGCAGCCATctgttccggagcccagggtagGCAGAGGGCATTTCACCCAAGGCCTGGCCAGGCTGCACCCTGTCCTCCCACCCATCCCTGGCGTCTCAGAAAGATCACTGTATCCCATGGGATGGGCAGCCCTCTAACAGGGTGCTGTGGTCCTAAACCAAACCCAGGTGTcggcagtttaagaaaatgtCTGCATCCTGGCACCGCCCATGAATCAGCGCGAATAGGGTTTAGGTGAGAAAAGCCTGATAAAGGGACCCAAGCCCAGGCACGGTCTTCGGCCGGCTGCGTGACCCCAGGCCAGCCACAgcacctccctgagcctctgcATCTTTGTAAAGTGGGGACCCCAGTACCCCTCCCAGGGCTGTGGTGCAGGTTAATGAGGAAATGCAAGGAAATGACCCGACTCATGAGACACGCCAAAAATGGCAGCGGCAACCGCTGCGTCCCCGCCGTGCTGTGAGCATACGCCCGGGCTCGCACTTGCTCCCAGCCTTGGCTCAGCCTACAGAGCCGGCTTCAAGGGCCATGCGTGTCCGAGGGTgtcagggcaggggctgggggtgggggtggctgggGCCAACCTCAGAGGGCGCCACTCACCAGCAGGTAGATGCCGCTCGCGATGGCCAGGCAGGCGGTCCCAAGGATGGTGGCCAGCAGGAAGCCGGCGGGCACCGAgagcctgggggacagggggtgggaggcagggacaCAGAAGGGCACTCAGAAAGGGGAACGGAGCCCCAGGTCTGGGGGCCAAGGCCGCAAAGTCTCAGCACAAGGCAGACCGCGGACCAAGGGGACCTGCGCGGCCCGGGGCTGCAAAGTCTCAGCACAAGGCAGACCGCAGACCCCGGGGACGTGCGCCGACCAGGGCTTGTTTCGGTCCTGGGTGTTCTCGGCCTTGATGTGGACGCGAGCGGCTCTGGAGCACTTGCTCGGAGGAACCAGCGACATGTGGGTGTCCTGGCCTCAGCTGGCAGCAACCACCGGACACACAGCACGGAACCCTCCACCCTACCAGGAAGCCCAGGCAAGACCCCCGAGCAGGGCCTGCTGACCCCAGACCGTGGTGACGGATCGGAGCTACTCAGGTTTGGAGTGGATCCTTACAAATCCCGCACACTACCAGCAGACACAGGCTCCGGGGGCCCTGCCAGAGCCGGGGACCAGAATTTTTGTTTGGAAAAACACTGAGGTAAGTGGGGGTGGCTCCTGTCCAGGCAGCCCGGCTGGTGGGACAGTGGGGAGGGTCGGCTCCAAGCCCTCCTGAGCCCTAGAGGGGATGCGGGGCGGGGACTCACAGGAGATGCAGGACGGCCCGAATGTAGTAATTCCTGGTGAAGGGCCCGAACAGCTTCACCACGGCAGTCATATACTTCTGCcccctgggggagggaggaaggggagacaGCGCGGCTGGGCCTCTCCCACTCAGGACTCCCCTGCTGCCCTGCTGACCACCCCAGAGCACCCAGGCCTCTTTCCTCCCAGAAAACACACCGGGCAGGCACCGGCCTTGGTTTACCCACAAGCACCAAAGGGTTGGTTCCGGAGCCTCCAAGTGAGGAACCAGGCTCCACCTGACCCTGTGAGCCCTGCCTGGGCCCCACAGCCCCAGGAGAGACCCCAGAGCAGGAGAAGACTCACCATCGCTCCATGGTGGagcccttcttcctcttcccccggGGGTACTCCAGCAGGCAGACAAACACGCCCGCCACACTGAAGCCATATGGTTAAGGAACAGCCCAGCTCAGCCTGAGGGGCCACAGGGAACTGCCTTTAGTGAAGACAACACAGAGAGGGgcccaagcacggtggctcacgcctagaatcccagcacttttggaggctgaggcaggaggatcactggagcccaggagtttgagaccagcctgggcaacatagtgagaccctcatctctacaaaaaatttaaaagccaggtgcggtggtgtgtgcctgtggtcccagctactccagaggctggggtAAGAGGGTGGCCTGAGCCCAGGTGGGGGCTGCCATGAGTCacaactgcaccactgcactccagcctgggggacagagcgagaccctgtctcaaaaaaggtgGGGGGGGCAGCCACTGCCTGAGGTCATAGAGCCAGGAGGCAGCCACAGGAGGTTCCAGAAGGTCCAGCACTCGGGGCTGCCCACGCCCGCCCTCCCACCGCGCTGCCCAGTGCTCCTTGTCGCGAGGTCCGGCTGGGTGGCAGGGCTGAGACGGGGCAGAGGAGGTGGAGGGGCCGCTCAAGGGGGATGACTGACAGGAGGGGGCAGAGGAGATCCCAGCAGTCCAACGGGGAGGCCTCAGTGCTGGCCCTGGCCCTCTGGTGACACCCCCTGCCCACCCCTCACCAGGACTCAGACTGGCGGGTCTGCCGCTGACCACCACATGGTCTAGGCAAGGGGCCTGGCTGCTGGGGCCTGGGCTGCCCAACCCGTGCACAGcccaccctgtgtcccagcctgGCTGCGGTGGTGGGGAGCAGAGGCAAACAGCTCACTGTGAAGTGGCTCCCCAGCTCTGCCCTGGGCGTTCcccgcccaccccagcctcaggTGGAAGGATACATGGAGTAGGCACCAAAGTACCACTGGGTGAAGCGCCCAGCTGTGGCCACGATGCCCCCGGTGATGAGGACTGCGGGGAAAAGTGGGTCAGGCACTGTGGGGCTCCCATCCCGGGGGCCTGGGCCACCCCCCTTCTCTACCTACTGTGGGCCACCAGGCTACCCAGAGCTGCCCCCTACCCATCCCCACAGCACAGTGACAGGGTCGGGGACACCCCCAGGAGGCACCCCTCTGCGCCGGTGAAGAGCAGAGCCTGTGGTGCATGGGCTGGCAGAGAGGGTGCTGG is a window encoding:
- the LOC100456737 gene encoding cytochrome b-245 light chain; translation: MGQIEWAMWANEQALASGLILITGGIVATAGRFTQWYFGAYSIVAGVFVCLLEYPRGKRKKGSTMERWGQKYMTAVVKLFGPFTRNYYIRAVLHLLLSVPAGFLLATILGTACLAIASGIYLLAAVRGEQWTPIEPKPRERPQIGGTIKQPPSNPPPRPPAEARKKPSEEEAAAAAGGPPGGPQVNPIPVTDEVV